In the genome of Fodinicurvata sp. EGI_FJ10296, the window ACATTGATTTCAGCCGAGCGGGATCGCGCGCATTGGCTGGCGCGGTCGCGACAGCAGCGGGGCCGGTTGGCGCGTCACTCATGTCATTTCATCCTCGATCCCGCTAAGGGTTCAATGTAAGGTCTGTAGTCACTACAGGCTCAAGGAGTTTCTGCGGAGAATGAAACACGACACGCCGGAGAAGGGTTTGCACCGGGCAGCGCTTGCCCGCCGCACCGGCTGCAATCTGGAAACGATCCGCTATTACGAGAAAATCGGCATGATGCCCGAGCCGCCGCGCACGGATGCCGGGTATCGTCTATACGGCAGCGTCCATGTGGAACGGCTCCGCTTCATCCTGCGGGCACGCGAGTTGGGCTTTTCACTCGGCGATATCCGGGAGTTGCTCGCCCTCGTCGATCGCGGCGCACAGACCTGCGCCGAGGTAAAGGATCTTACCGAACGGCATCTTGCCGACGTGCGCGAGAAGATCGCCGATCTCATGCGCATCGAGCGGGTTCTGGCCGAAACGGCAGCGCAATGTTCCGGTGACCAGGTTCCAGAATGCCCGGTGCTCGATACGATCGGATCGTAAGGTCTTTACGGC includes:
- a CDS encoding helix-turn-helix domain-containing protein, which produces MKHDTPEKGLHRAALARRTGCNLETIRYYEKIGMMPEPPRTDAGYRLYGSVHVERLRFILRARELGFSLGDIRELLALVDRGAQTCAEVKDLTERHLADVREKIADLMRIERVLAETAAQCSGDQVPECPVLDTIGS